In a single window of the Cervus elaphus chromosome 1, mCerEla1.1, whole genome shotgun sequence genome:
- the LOC122700261 gene encoding olfactory receptor 52A5-like → MLQLNGTVFMPSVLTLIGIPGLESVQFWISIPFCAMYIVALFGNFLILVIIKSEHSLHEPMYLFLAMLGVTDIALSTCILPKMLGIFWFHSPEILFDACLFQMWLIHTFQCTESGILLAMALDRYVAICDPLRHAAIFTHKLLTQIGAGVTLRAGVLIALCLILIKCRLKHYRTTVVSHSFCEHMAIVKLAAEDTRINKIYGLFVAFIILGFDIIFITLSYIRIFVTVFKLPQKEARLKAFNTCIAHICVFLVFYLLGFFSSFTHRFGFHIPSYIHILLSNLYLLVPPFLNPIVYGVKTKQIRDRVSKIFHLKDAS, encoded by the coding sequence ATGCTCCAGCTCAATGGTACAGTCTTCATGCCCTCAGTGCTGACACTGATTGGGATCCCTGGCCTGGAGTCTGTGCAGTTCTGGATCAGCATTCCCTTCTGTGCCATGTACATCGTTGCTCTATTTGGAAATTTCCTAATCTTGGTCATCATCAAATCTGAGCACAGCCTCCATGAACCCATGTATCTCTTCCTGGCAATGCTTGGAGTGACAGACATTGCTCTCAGTACCTGTATCCTACCAAAAATGTTAGGGATATTCTGGTTCCACTCACCAGAAATACTTTTTGATgcctgtctctttcagatgtgGCTCATCCATACCTTCCAGTGTACTGAGTCAGGTATTCTGCTGGCCATGGCCTTGGACCGCTATGTGGCAATCTGTGATCCTCTGAGACATGCAGCTATTTTTACCCACAAACTCCTCACTCAGATTGGGGCTGGAGTGACACTCAGAGCAGGTGTCCTCATAGCTCTGTGTCTCATTCTCATCAAATGCCGGCTGAAACACTATCGGACCACTGTGGTCTCCCATTCATTCTGTGAGCACATGGCCATTGTGAAGCTGGCAGCAGAAGACACTCGAATCAACAAGATTTATGGTCTTTTTGTGGCTTTCATTATACTTGGATTTGATATAATCTTCATCACACTCTCTTACATTCGAATATTTGTAACTGTCTTCAAACTGCCTCAGAAGGAAGCGAGACTCAAAGCTTTTAACACTTGCATTGCCCACATTTGTGTCTTCCTTGTGTTTTATCTCCTGGGTTTCTTCTCCTCCTTTACACACAGATTTGGGTTCCATATTCCATCTTACATTCACATTCTTCTGTCCAATCTTTACCTGCTTGTCCCACCTTTTCTCAATCCTATTGTTTATGGTGTAAAGACCAAACAGATTCGAGATCGAGTGTCCAAGATTTTTCACTTGAAGGATGCATCTTGA